DNA from Gramella sp. MAR_2010_147:
GTTGTAGATATTTGCGCTTGCAAATTCTGGGTCACCGCCACCGGCACTCGAGTTTTTAAGAGCCTCCCACATAACTTCGTAATATTCACCTGGAGTTACCTGATCGTAAGTTTGCACTCCGTTGGTTACTATTCCCGTTTGAGTTGAGAAACTAATTTTTGGCTCGCCCTTCGTACCTTTTTTCGTTGTGATTATTACCACCCCATTTGCAGCTCTAGAACCGTAAAGGGAGGTAGATGCAGCATCTTTAAGAATGGTGAAAGACTCGATGTCTTCCTGGTTAATTGAGCTTAAGCTTCCTTCAAATTGCATTCCGTCTACTATATATAGAGGGTCTGTATCACCATTAAGAGTTCCCACACCTCTAATAACGATTCCTGGAGATTCACCGGGACCGGAAGGAGAGGTAAATTGTACCCCCGTTGCTCGACCTTCAATGGCTGCAATAGGCGATGTTACGTTCCTTATAGCCAGGTCTTCCTTGCCAACCACACTTGCAGAACCTGTAAAAGCTTCTTTACTGGTGGTACCATAAGCTACTACAACAACTTCATCTAAAGAAGCAGCATCAGCACTCATGGTGACATCTACAATATTTACATTGCCAACGGTATACTCTTGAGATTGTAGTCCTACAAATGAAAATACAAGAATATCTCCTGCTGCAGCTTCGATGGAATAATTCCCGTCAAAATCTGTTTGTGTCCCGGTTGATGTACCTTTTTTGAGGACATTAACACCGGGCAGAGGAAGGCCACCTTCATCTGATACTGTCCCGGTAATAGTTTTTTGTTGGGCAAAAGACATCTGCACAACAAACGCCAGTAAGAGCGTCAAAATACTACGTAAATTTGATTTCATTTTTGTTTTATTTGAATTAGCCGCTTCAATATTGCTAATAAAAAGTTAATTAAGCAAGGTTTTTTGGTTAAAAATTAACATCAATTTGCATTTGTTGTAAAACAAATGTTAAAACAGGTAGTTTTTTTTTGAGAGGTGTGTTTCTGACTGATGTTTTGAAAGCGTAATAGAAGGAATTTAAAATTGAATTTCAAGCAGCTGTAAATATTTCTAAACTAAATAAATAAGATATTGTTTGAATTATATTTTTTTATTTCTACCTTTGCAGACCCTAAAAAACAGGGGATTAAATTTATTAATAATTAGTGTATAGGAAATTATGCCAACAATTTCACAATTAGTACGAAAAGGAAGAGCCAAAATAACCAAGAAGAGTAAATCGGCTGCTTTGGATTCGTGCCCTCAAAGGAGAGGTGTTTGTACACGTGTGTACACAACAACTCCTAAGAAACCAAACTCGGCTATGAGAAAAGTAGCAAGGGTGAGGTTAACTAACGGAAAAGAGGTGAATGCCTACATTCCGGGAGAAGGTCACAATCTACAAGAGCACTCGATAGTATTGGTTAGAGGTGGAAGGGTAAAAGATTTGCCTGGTGTTAGATACCACATTGTTCGTGGTGCGTTAGATACTGCCGGTGTTGAAGGTAGAACTCAGCGTAGGTCTAAGTACGGAGCTAAACGCCCTAAGAAGTAATTAAAAACTTTTAATGTAAAGAAATGAGAAAAAGACAGGCGAAAAAACGACCTCTTTTACCAGATCCAAAATTTAACGATCAGCTTGTAACACGTTTTGTGAACATGATGATGTGGGATGGTAAAAAATCTGTTGCCTTTAAAATTTTCTATGACGCTATCGCGATCGTGGAAGAAAAGAAACAAGACGAAGAGAAATCTGGATTAGAGATCTGGAAAGATGCTCTTTCTAACGTTATGCCTCACGTAGAAGTGAGAAGTAGACGTGTTGGAGGTGCAACTTTTCAAATTCCAATGCAGATAAGGCCAGACCGTAAGGTGTCTACTGCTATGAAGTGGTTAATTAGCTTCGCGCGTAAGAGAAATGAGAAAGCTATGGCTGCTAAATTAGCGGCTGAAGTTCTTGCTGCTGCGAAAGAAGAAGGAGCTGCTGTTAAGAAAAGGGTAGATACTCATAAGATGGCTGAAGCTAACAAAGCATTCTCTCACTTTAGATTCTAAAACAACATGGCACAAAGAGATTTAAAATTTACTAGAAATATCGGGATTGCAGCTCATATTGATGCAGGTAAAACTACTACTACAGAGCGTATCCTTTATTATACAGGTATAAGTCATAAAATCGGTGAAGTTCATGATGGTGCTGCTACTATGGACTGGATGGAGCAGGAGCAGGAGCGTGGTATTACTATTACCTCTGCGGCTACACATTGTAAGTGGATGTACCGCGATCAAGAATTTACAGTTAATATTATTGACACTCCAGGTCACGTTGACTTTACGGTAGAAGTAGAGCGTTCTTTACGTGTACTTGATGGTGTTGTTGCTCTGTTTTCTGCAGTAGACGGGGTTGAACCTCAGTCTGAAACTGTTTGGAGGCAAGCTGATAAATATAGAGTTCCACGTCTAGGTTTCGTAAACAAAATGGACCGTCAGGGAGCAGATTTCTTTAATGTATGTCGTCAGGTAAGAGAAATGCTTGGTGGTAACCCGGTGCCGCTTCAGGTGCCAATCGGAGATGAAATCGACTTCAAAGGTGTGGTAGATCTTATTTCTAAGAAAGCGATTATCTGGAATGATGAAGATCATGGGATGACTTATGATACAATTGATATTCCTGAAGAGCTTTTAGAAGATGTGAATAAATACCGTGCAGAATTAGTAGAAGCGGTTGCAGAATATGATGAAGCTTTAATGGAGAAATTCTTCGAGGATGAAAATTCCATTACTGAAGATGAGATCATTGCTGCATTAAGAGCTGCTACTATAGATATGAGCATCATTCCAATGATGTGTGGTTCTGCATTTAAAAATAAAGGTGTTCAGGCGATGCTTGACGCTGTGATGCGTTACCTTCCATCTCCGGTAGATGTTGAAGCAATCGTTGGTACAAACCCTGAAACTGGCGAAGAAGAAAGCCGTAAGCCGAATGTGGATTCTCCATTTTCTGCGC
Protein-coding regions in this window:
- the rpsG gene encoding 30S ribosomal protein S7; this translates as MRKRQAKKRPLLPDPKFNDQLVTRFVNMMMWDGKKSVAFKIFYDAIAIVEEKKQDEEKSGLEIWKDALSNVMPHVEVRSRRVGGATFQIPMQIRPDRKVSTAMKWLISFARKRNEKAMAAKLAAEVLAAAKEEGAAVKKRVDTHKMAEANKAFSHFRF
- the rpsL gene encoding 30S ribosomal protein S12; the encoded protein is MPTISQLVRKGRAKITKKSKSAALDSCPQRRGVCTRVYTTTPKKPNSAMRKVARVRLTNGKEVNAYIPGEGHNLQEHSIVLVRGGRVKDLPGVRYHIVRGALDTAGVEGRTQRRSKYGAKRPKK